A single region of the Massilia sp. erpn genome encodes:
- a CDS encoding translocation/assembly module TamB domain-containing protein, with protein sequence MDDSKNPPSAPSAATDSTPAAQRRWLRRTLVGAGATVVVLGGALWLLGRETTLQRLMQQIASASGGQIVVSGVSGSLYGRMHLGHIVYRSEDSIVTADNIDINWSPLQYFSEGIAISELHVEGVTVRSIGPSKPATMPTSLAPPFRLSIADARLQRLTLLGTDNSRNDISAVRLQLQGDGKQWQLKDASALTQIGRVDAQAIIATQAPFALKGQASLSQTTPPAGVKAARLDATIGGNLEVLTVQAKGTSPNANGEATLTLAPFDPVILRTAEVKARGIDPARFDPLWPKADLNLHLQAAVAPGQKLSGSLVLMNQGEAGPLDKQRLPLRSVGARLGGTLAKATLDEVLIDLGVAGKFQGNGSVQRNTDSNAIEVADFRLHTERLDLNAIHASANKTAIAGELKAHSDGKQHQFSAALAQAGLRLDAQATLADQLLRVQQLRLLAKQGSISASGEASLKDGKAFKATATAARFDPSALGSYPAADLNADVRASGKLEPAWQVAADFAFKSSRLLGQPLSGAGKLQADAQRVHAVDARLALGKNMAEVRGSFGAPNDSLNWKLDAPQLAVVSSSLLGAVSASGVASGSFTAPRSTFTADARGLALSTAKTRAPDSLLHASGEVGLDAQHKPELKVAGSASRFNPAAFGIGMSGSIGAEFSASGQLAEDWRGKLDLKLQPSTLSGAPLSGHAYLTADAARIDNADLDLHLGPNALQAKGGFGGAKDRLEWKLDAPQLSSLGPDFGGQLRGSGALSGSMARSALALSLDGGNLRLPGQQQLKTLRASANLGGMEANDALAADVEISGYTGAGATLDRARLQSSGTVGAHSLQLSAVSQDFDASLRLRGGWAKDAWSGTLEALQNKGRYALTLQAPAPLRLAAAPGSGPAGLAKPEQIALSNAVIKLPDGSVRIENLEKNGAHWRSRGAAAGVPASYLAQMSQAWRDSIISDLTIGADWALDMQAPAAKGAAPALDGSLHIFREKGDITVTGGDKPVALGLRQLDTRVNVAGNQLRAQLLLDGARAGKASADATAQLRDGRIPHDSALTLNGNVDMPSLAWLAPLIGIPSLELDGALKANFSGGGTVGAPTLNGSVTGDKLVVNWAEQGIRLRNGQLQAQLAGDQLQLQRLRFEGVQGSAQADGWLRFANAEATMQLKLAADKLEVLARPDRTLVLSGSSTLVRDAKHFQLDGKFRADRASIELPSQDTPTISEDVVILGRGKPAPKADSKSLPLNVDLEADLGDNFYLKGKGLDAQLAGAVRVRIQDRRAPRVNGSIRVSNGTYAAYGQRLAIERGVINFTGAYDNPGLNILAVRKRPEDSQLSETNVEAGVEVRGTALAPSAKLVSTPTVPDSEKLSWLVLGHGMADVAGNEMGLLGTAAGALFGGSGGSLANKVGLDELGVSQAKGLESTVVTVGKRLSSRAYLSFEQGTGSATSLVKLRYKLNSRITLQFQTGTNNALDVLYTWAFD encoded by the coding sequence ATGGACGATAGCAAGAACCCTCCTTCCGCGCCATCCGCCGCGACTGACAGCACGCCCGCCGCACAGCGGCGCTGGCTGCGCCGCACCCTGGTCGGCGCCGGCGCCACCGTCGTGGTGCTGGGCGGCGCCTTATGGCTGCTGGGCCGCGAAACCACCTTGCAGCGCCTGATGCAGCAGATCGCCAGCGCCAGCGGCGGCCAGATCGTGGTCAGCGGCGTCAGTGGCTCGCTGTATGGGCGCATGCACCTGGGCCACATCGTCTACCGCAGCGAAGACAGCATCGTCACGGCCGACAATATCGACATCAACTGGTCGCCCCTGCAGTACTTCTCGGAAGGCATCGCCATCAGCGAGCTGCATGTGGAGGGCGTGACGGTGCGCAGCATCGGTCCTTCCAAGCCGGCCACCATGCCTACCTCGCTGGCGCCGCCCTTCCGCCTCAGCATCGCCGACGCGCGCCTGCAGCGTCTGACCCTGCTCGGCACGGACAATAGCCGCAACGACATCAGCGCCGTGCGCCTGCAACTGCAGGGCGACGGCAAGCAGTGGCAGCTCAAGGACGCCAGCGCGCTGACGCAGATCGGCCGCGTCGATGCGCAAGCCATCATCGCCACGCAAGCGCCTTTCGCGCTGAAAGGCCAGGCGAGTCTGAGCCAGACCACGCCGCCGGCCGGCGTGAAAGCCGCGCGGCTGGACGCCACCATCGGCGGCAATCTCGAAGTGCTGACAGTGCAGGCCAAGGGTACATCGCCGAACGCCAATGGCGAGGCCACGCTGACGCTGGCGCCCTTCGATCCGGTGATCCTGCGCACGGCCGAGGTCAAGGCGCGCGGCATCGATCCGGCCCGTTTCGATCCGCTATGGCCGAAGGCCGACCTGAACCTGCATCTGCAGGCGGCGGTGGCGCCGGGGCAGAAATTGTCCGGCAGCCTTGTGCTGATGAACCAGGGCGAGGCCGGTCCGCTGGACAAGCAGCGCCTGCCGCTGCGCAGCGTCGGCGCGCGCCTGGGCGGCACGCTGGCGAAGGCCACCTTGGACGAGGTGCTGATCGATCTCGGCGTGGCCGGCAAGTTCCAGGGCAATGGCAGCGTGCAGCGCAACACCGACAGCAACGCCATCGAAGTGGCCGACTTCCGCCTGCATACCGAGCGCCTCGATCTGAACGCCATCCATGCCAGCGCCAACAAGACGGCCATTGCCGGCGAACTGAAAGCACACAGCGACGGCAAACAGCACCAGTTCAGCGCCGCGCTGGCGCAAGCCGGCCTGCGCCTGGACGCGCAAGCCACGCTGGCCGACCAGCTGCTGCGCGTGCAGCAACTGCGCCTGCTGGCGAAACAGGGCAGCATCAGCGCCAGCGGCGAAGCCAGCCTGAAAGACGGGAAGGCCTTCAAGGCCACGGCCACGGCGGCGCGCTTCGATCCTTCTGCGCTGGGCAGCTATCCGGCCGCCGATCTGAACGCCGACGTGCGCGCCAGCGGCAAGCTGGAACCGGCCTGGCAGGTGGCGGCCGATTTCGCCTTCAAGTCAAGCCGCCTGCTGGGCCAGCCCTTGTCCGGCGCCGGCAAGCTGCAGGCCGACGCGCAGCGCGTGCACGCCGTCGATGCGCGCCTGGCGCTGGGCAAGAATATGGCCGAAGTGCGCGGCAGCTTCGGCGCGCCGAACGATAGCCTGAACTGGAAGCTCGATGCACCGCAATTGGCCGTCGTCAGCAGCAGCCTGCTGGGCGCGGTGAGTGCCAGCGGCGTCGCCAGCGGCAGCTTCACTGCGCCGCGTTCCACCTTCACGGCCGATGCGCGCGGCCTCGCGCTGTCCACGGCGAAAACGCGCGCGCCGGACAGCCTGCTGCACGCCAGCGGCGAAGTGGGACTCGATGCCCAGCACAAGCCCGAACTGAAAGTGGCGGGCAGCGCCAGCCGCTTCAACCCAGCCGCTTTCGGCATCGGCATGAGCGGCAGCATCGGCGCGGAATTCAGCGCCAGCGGACAGCTGGCCGAGGACTGGCGCGGCAAGCTCGATCTGAAACTGCAGCCTTCCACCTTGTCCGGCGCGCCGCTGTCCGGCCATGCGTACTTGACAGCCGATGCGGCCCGCATCGACAACGCCGATCTCGATCTGCATCTGGGACCGAATGCCTTGCAGGCCAAGGGCGGCTTCGGCGGCGCCAAGGATAGGCTGGAATGGAAGCTCGATGCCCCCCAGCTTTCCAGCCTCGGCCCCGACTTCGGTGGCCAGTTGCGCGGTAGCGGCGCGCTGAGCGGCAGCATGGCGCGCTCCGCCCTCGCCCTCAGCCTCGATGGCGGCAACCTGCGCCTGCCCGGCCAGCAGCAATTGAAAACCCTGCGCGCCAGCGCCAACCTGGGCGGCATGGAAGCGAACGACGCGCTGGCGGCGGATGTGGAGATCAGCGGCTACACCGGAGCCGGAGCGACGCTGGACCGCGCTCGCCTGCAAAGCAGCGGCACGGTCGGCGCGCACAGCCTGCAGCTGAGCGCCGTCAGCCAGGACTTCGACGCCAGCCTGCGCCTGCGCGGCGGCTGGGCCAAGGATGCCTGGAGCGGCACGCTGGAAGCCTTGCAGAACAAGGGCCGCTACGCCCTCACGCTGCAAGCGCCGGCGCCGCTGCGCCTGGCCGCCGCGCCGGGCAGCGGTCCGGCCGGACTGGCCAAGCCGGAACAGATCGCCCTGTCCAATGCCGTGATCAAGCTGCCCGATGGCAGCGTGCGCATCGAGAATCTGGAGAAGAATGGCGCGCACTGGCGCAGCCGCGGTGCGGCGGCCGGCGTGCCGGCCAGCTACCTGGCGCAGATGTCGCAGGCCTGGCGCGACAGCATCATCAGCGACCTGACCATCGGCGCCGACTGGGCGCTGGACATGCAGGCGCCCGCCGCCAAGGGCGCGGCCCCGGCGCTCGACGGCAGCCTGCATATTTTCCGCGAGAAAGGCGACATCACCGTCACCGGCGGCGACAAGCCGGTGGCCCTCGGCCTGCGCCAGCTCGACACCCGCGTGAATGTGGCGGGCAACCAGCTGCGCGCTCAATTGCTGCTGGACGGCGCGCGCGCCGGCAAGGCCAGCGCCGACGCCACCGCCCAGTTGCGCGATGGGCGCATTCCGCACGACAGCGCGCTGACCCTGAATGGCAATGTGGACATGCCATCGCTGGCCTGGCTGGCGCCGCTGATCGGCATACCGAGCCTGGAACTGGACGGCGCACTGAAAGCCAATTTCAGCGGCGGCGGCACGGTCGGCGCGCCGACCTTGAACGGCAGCGTCACTGGCGACAAGCTGGTGGTGAACTGGGCCGAGCAAGGCATCCGCCTGCGCAACGGCCAGTTGCAGGCGCAGTTGGCGGGCGACCAGTTGCAGTTGCAGCGCCTGCGCTTCGAAGGCGTGCAAGGCAGCGCCCAGGCCGACGGCTGGCTGCGTTTCGCCAACGCCGAAGCCACCATGCAGCTCAAGCTGGCGGCCGACAAGCTCGAAGTGCTGGCCCGTCCTGACCGCACCCTGGTGCTGAGCGGTTCCAGCACCCTGGTGCGCGACGCCAAACACTTCCAGCTGGACGGCAAGTTCCGCGCCGACCGCGCCTCGATCGAACTGCCTTCGCAGGACACACCCACCATCAGCGAGGACGTGGTGATCCTTGGCCGTGGCAAGCCAGCACCGAAAGCAGACAGCAAATCGCTGCCGCTGAATGTGGATCTGGAGGCGGACCTGGGCGACAACTTCTACCTCAAAGGCAAGGGTCTGGACGCCCAGCTGGCCGGCGCGGTGCGGGTACGCATACAGGACCGGCGCGCGCCGCGCGTGAACGGCAGCATCCGTGTGAGCAATGGCACCTACGCCGCCTATGGCCAGCGTCTGGCCATCGAACGCGGCGTGATCAACTTCACCGGCGCTTACGACAATCCGGGGCTGAACATTCTGGCGGTGCGCAAGCGTCCCGAAGACAGCCAGCTCAGCGAAACCAATGTGGAAGCGGGCGTCGAGGTGCGCGGCACGGCGCTGGCGCCATCGGCCAAGCTGGTCTCCACGCCGACAGTACCGGACAGCGAGAAGCTTTCCTGGCTGGTGCTGGGCCACGGCATGGCCGATGTGGCAGGCAATGAAATGGGCTTGCTCGGCACGGCGGCAGGCGCCCTGTTCGGCGGCAGCGGCGGCAGCCTGGCCAACAAGGTGGGCCTGGACGAACTGGGCGTGTCGCAGGCCAAGGGGCTGGAAAGCACGGTGGTCACGGTCGGCAAACGCCTGTCCTCGCGCGCTTACCTCAGCTTTGAGCAAGGCACGGGCAGCGCCACCAGCCTGGTCAAGCTGCGCTACAAGCTCAATTCGCGCATCACCCTGCAATTCCAGACCGGCACCAACAACGCGCTCGACGTGCTGTATACCTGGGCCTTCGACTAA